Part of the Spartobacteria bacterium genome, CCCGGATGCACTCAAACTTGCCGGAAAATATATTTTGGCCTCAGTTTTCGGGGTTGCTGCATGATTCGCGGACGGTAGAAAATGGGGAAAGTTTAGTTCGACAATGTTTACGACTTTATTGATTCCCTCGTGGATTGATTCCACGGACGAAGGACATTGCACCAGAAAATCAGTCATGTCTTTTTTGTGATTCGGCGCAGCCGTTTCCACTGCGACACGCAACAACGGCTGCACGTGATCCAGCTGATACTGCAGCTCATAAGCACCATCACAGATGTATCCTAAAGCATTGCTTATTTCGTGAGCCATTCCGGCCGACAGGGTGCCCAGCGAAATCAATCGATCCGCATGAATAAGCTGTTTCGCCCTCTCGTCCGCGAGCTGCTCCAGATGCTCAACATTTTGTCGAAAGCGCTCAACCTGCCGGGTGGCATGGATCGCCTTTCGCTGCGCATCAATCAGGCGACGAGCAACGGCCAGCCGACCGAAGAGTTCATCCTTGTCAACAGGCTTAGTCTGATAATCGTGCACACCATGGGACAGGGCATAAATCAAATCCGCTTTCTCATTTTTGGCAGTAAGCAGGATAAAATAAATAAAGGGGACATCACTCAATTCGTTGTACTGATCACAAAGTGCAAGACCATCCACACCAGGCATCATCCAGTCAAGCACAGCTATATCCGGCGGATCATTGCGCATAATCTGCCATGCATCCATACCGTCGACCGCCTCGATAACATCATACTGCCACGATAGTAAATACCGCTTTAACAATTCTCTAACAGCTACATTGTCATCCGCAACCAATACTCTCATGCTTGATATCCATCATCCGTAAAACATATTCATTAATCATCCACACGGCCATTCATTACATTTTTTTTTAGGCAGGGCAACAGATTTGATGTGTGGTTTTCGTTAGTATGTGCTATTTCCACGGAGAAATAAAGGATGGTAAACAATGAGAGATCAACCGCGCGACGCCCTGATACTGGCCGCAGGTTTCGGTACACGGCTCCTTCCGATGACCCGAAGCCTTCCTAAACCGCTGATGCCGCTATGGGGCACCCCCATGCTAGAGCACACCATCCGGCTGCTGTGTCGTCATGGGGTGGAGCGCATATGGATCAACACCCACCATGGCCATGCATCCGTGGCACAATGTGCAGCGCAGCTCGCCCGAAAATATAGCGTTCGAATCAGTATTTCCTACGAACAAACGATTCTAGGTACCGGAGGTGCCTTAACCAAGCTGAAGCGCTTTTTAGATAAAGCCTCATTTTGGATGGTAAATGCCGATGTAGCGACAGATCTGGATCTGGGCCTTCTGCTAGAGCCCCTGACAACACAGCACAATGCGTTGGCCTCGCTATGGTTGATTGCGGACAAAGGCCCGCAAACGGTGATGCTTGATGACTCCCGTCATGTAACATCCTTCCGCCGGGGAACACGGCAAAACGGGGGGGTAACCTTTGCAGGAATACAACTGATACAACCAGAAATATTCGACTTTCTACCCGAGACAACGCAGTTTTATTCCATTATTACCGCGTATGAAAATGCCATGGCCAACGGCTGGAAAATGGCCGGCATCTGCTCCGATACCGCCTATTGGTCCGATATCGGAAACCCCGCCGATTACTTATCGACGCATGCGGAAACCGCTCGAGCTTTTCATCATCACCAAGCCGGACAAACATTGTATGATCCGAATGCAGATGCGGATTTTGAATCGGCCATACTACCTGATACATGGATCGATCCGACCTCTTCTATTCACAACAGCGTCATTATGAACGAGGTGCGCATCAGTGGAAATACAACCATTAATCACGCTATCATCATGCCGAGAACTGAAGTAACACGTGATGTTTATTACATCGCCATGAATGCAGCAGAAGGGCTCACCCCGGAAGAGCAGCAGGCTATCGCACCGCACTGGACAGCACCTTGGGATCAGTCAACCCTGTATGTACTGCCACCCGGCGGGTCGGATCGCGCTTATATGCGCGTAGTCCACGAACCTGATTCCGTTATGCTCTGTCGCTACAAGGCGGATAGACGGCCTGAAAATGCACGATTTACCCCTTTAGCCCGGGTGCTGGAGTCAATCGATATTCCTGTCCCCGCGATTTTCAGTGACGATGGATCTCTCCTTGCTATGGAAGACTGTGGCGACCAGTCGCTATTATCGCTGTTTACGCAGGATCCACAGCAATGCGATCCCGTCTATACACAATGTATCAATCACCTGAGCCACATGCATAAAAAGGGCTTACAGGCCGTGGCACAGGCGCACATATCGCTTGAACCCATGTTCGACGCCTCTCTGTACGCGTGGGAAATCGATCTATTTATCGACCACTTTGTCAAAGGATGGCTCCACGCCTCCCCTGCCCTCTGTGAATCGCTGCGCAGCGAGGCCCGTATTTGCGCCCGCCAGCTGGAAAAAGAACCGCCGGTACTGGTTCATCGCGACCTGCAGTCCAGCAATCTGATCATCCACAAGCAGCAGCTCGTGTTTATCGATTTCCAGGGCGCACGCTCCGGCCCGGCCGTGTATGATCTGGCCTCTCTGCTCTACGATCCCTATGTACACCTATCCAACGCACAACGAAAACGGCTCTTGGAACATTATCGGATGCAACAGACCCATTCGATCAGTGATCATGCTTTCTATGCCGCGTCGGCTCAGCGACTGATGCAAGCCCTGGGAGCCTATGGACGACTATCCGGCCCCTGTGGCGTCGAACGTTTCGCCCGCTACATACCGGTTGCCTGGAACAACCTTTTGACGGTATCACCCCTTGTCGCATCTGGGCAGCAGCTGAATTCATTGCTTCAGCAACTTGACCTCCATACGAATAAAATGCAAAATATTCATTCATATCACTGAAATTCAATGGTTGGCAAGTCAGGTGGTTTATCGTGGCGAACAGGAAGAAAAACGCTTCTTCACAATCCCTATCAGTCACAGAAGAAAAATACAGGAAAGAACTGCACACGCTTTCTGTAGCGATTCCCTATGCGGATAATGCAAGGGAAACCTACGAAAGTGGAACCTTTACACCAGTCATCATCCGGCAACCACGAGAATATCACCCGAGTGATATCTTTTCACGGCTCTCCCCCGTCGCCCGCTTTCTGGCGATGCGCGGCATGGTTGATATCCTTAAACAGGAACACATGTTCGCCCTCTTTCAAGAAATTTACTGGTGTGTATACCAGGTGCGCACCCTTGCAACCCATGCGGAAACAATGGGTATCGATGAACTCCAGAAAAATGTCCAGCGATCCCGAAAATTGATATCGGAAATCGAAGCGGCGGAAGAAGAATTATTTATTGCCAATCGCCGACTCATCGTAAGTTGTGCGAAACCCTTCTTCTGGGTGGGACATGTCTGGATTACTGATTTCTTGCAAGAAGGCTCCAAGGCATTAACCAATGCGATTCGTAAATACGACCACATGCGGGGTATCCCCTTTTATCCCTATGGCCAAACGGCCATTCGTAACCGCCTGCGCAACTATTTTCGCGATCACGTACGCTCCGGTGCCCTCGGGTTGCGACCGTCGAAAGAGATGGAAGCCATTCGCTGTGTCATCCATGAATGGGAAAAGGAAAATAAAGAGCCACCCGGGGTGGACGTCATTGCACGCCTTTGCCACCTGCCAAAAGAAGTGGTAGCCCGCCAGCTACCTTTTGCGAAACAATGGGATACAATCCCTCTCCCTGCGATTTCACTGGATGCCGACATTACGGACGATGCAGGCAGTCTCTACGATTTTGTTGAAGACAAAGAATCCTGCGATGCATCAGAAGAAATGCAGAAAACCGAAATATGGCAGATGGTCGATCAGCTGCCGCCACGCGACAAATTGATTTTGAGATATCGTTATCTCGAAGGAAAAACGCTGGAAGAAACCGGAAATGAACTGCATCTGACCCGAGCTCGTATCAAACAGATCCAGGATGAAGCCCTAAAAAAGCTCCATCGCATCTTTACAGGAACCGGTCGCTAACCCCATGAAACATGGCCTCATTCCGCGGTGAATGGTCTTATTTCTTTCTGTACAATCGCAGGGGAAAAAGGCATATCACACTGCACCGGGATTTGTAATGAATAAATATGGAGTACTGATATGTGCGGAATACTCGCCATACTTGACATAAAAAACAACAGTGATGAATTACGCTCACGCGCTCTGGAGATGGTAAAAAAGATCCGTCACCGCGGGCCTGACTGGAGCGGTGTATTCTCTGATGATCATGCGGTGCTTGCGCATGAACGCCTTTCTATCGTAGACGTGGAGACGGGTGCACAACCGCTTTATAACACACAGACAGGGGCTGTGCTTGCCGTAAACGGCGAGATTTACAATCACCGCGAACTGCATCAGAAAAAACTCAACAGGAATCATGACTGGCAAACCAAATCCGACTGCGAAGTCATCCTTTACCTCTATGAAGAATATGGAACAGCATTCCTGAACCAGCTCAACGGGATCTTTGCCTTTGTTCTATACGATCCGAAAAAACAGACCTATCTTGTTGCCCGGGATCATATGGGCATTATTCCCCTGTATATGGGCTGGGACGAAAAAGGGCATCTGTACATCGCTTCTGAAATGAAAGCACTTATTGATACCTGTAATAAAATTCAGGAATTTCCTGCCGGTCATCTATATGAAGGAACGGCTAAGGAACTAACCTGCTGGTATCATCCGGAATGGATGGATACAATCCCCGAAAAACGCGTCGATCTGGCCGAACTGCGCGAAGCGCTGGAAGCGGCTGTAAAACGCCAGCTAATGTGCGATGTGCCCTATGGTCTGCTGATTTCCGGCGGTGTGGATTCATCCATCATTGCGGCTATCGCAGCCAAGTACAGCCAGCGCCGTGTGGAAAGTGACGATTACGATGCCGCATGGTGGCCGCGTATGCACTCCTTTTCTGTAGGACTGAAAGGCAGTCCCGATCTGGCGGCAGCCAAAAAAGTGGCCGATCATATCGGCACGGTTCATCATGAAGTCTATTTCACCGTGCAGGAAGGTCTGGATGCCATCCGCGATGTGATTTATCATCTCGAAACCTTTGATGTAACCACCATTCGTGCGGCGACACCGATGTATCTGATGTCCCGTAAAATCAAAGCCTTCGGCATCAAGATGATTCTCTCCGGCGAAGGGGCCGATGAAATCTTCGGCGGCTATCTCTATTTTCATAAAGCACCAAATGCCGTAGAATTCCACGAAGAACTCGTAAGGAAACTTTCGGCATTGCATCTCTACGACTGCCTGCGTGCCAACAAATCCACGGCCGCGTGGGGCTTAGAAGCCCGTGTTCCTTTCCTCGACAAGGAATTCATGGATGTCGCCATGAACATCAATCCTGAGGACAAATTATGCGGCGGCGGGAAAGTGGAAAAAGGGATTCTCCGGCAGGCCTTCGAAGGATATGTACCCAGTGAAATTCTCTGGCGTCAGAAAGAGCAGTTTTCCGATGGTGTAGGCTACAGCTGGATTGATAATCTTAAGGACATCGCCAACGAAACCGTAACCGATGAAATGCTGGCAGAAGCCGATCATCGCTTCCGTGTCAAACCGCCGCGCACCAAAGAAGAATATCGCTATCGTACGATTTTCGAAGAATTCTTCCCCCTCAATGATGCCGCCGAATGCATTCCTGTCGGACCGAGCATTGCCTGCAGTACTCCCACAGCGATACGCTGGGATGCCAGCTTTGCAAACATGGCTGATCCATCAGGACGCGCCGTGCTCAACGTGCATCAGGACGGCGTCGATCATATTTAATCCAACGTAAAAACATTCGGGGCCGACAGTGATGCCGGCCCCGTTTTTTTTTGCCCAGTTTATACCCCGTAGCGCTGTATATAATCACCCTGCAGCTTCTTCAGTTTCTTTGCAGATAACGCATGCGCCGCCGGTAGCCCGTCCAACGCGTACTGTAAACGCCGCAACACCATATCACGACCGAGAATCTCCATGCTTTCAAACAACGGGAGTGCTACTTTCTGACCGCTCATAGCGATAAAAAAGGGTTCCAGTAATTTCTTGAATTTAATGTCCTCTTTTTCAGAAATCGTATTAAAGACACCCGAAATAAAATCGGCAGTCCATGGCCCCATCTTTTCAAACTCCCACTGTGCAATCTTTAACAAAACCGGCACCTGCGCGGTATCCAGTCCCTTGGTCAGCAAATCTTCTTTATTATAAACCAGTTCATCGGTGAATAAAAAGGAGGCTTTGGGAATGAAATCGGCGAGCGTATCCAGTCGCGGCAGAACCAGCGGCATGATTTTCAGCAAGGCATCATCGTTGAACAACCATGCTTTCAGGCGTTCCAGCAGTGCTTCAGAATCTAACTTACGAATCGCGCGACCATTAAAACTTTTTAATTTGGTAATATCAAAGACCGGCCCGCCTAAACTAATCCGATCGATATCGAAGGCGTCACAAAAAGCATCCATGCCAAAATCTTCTGATCCGTCCGGCATGCTGTAGGCCAGGAGACCTAAATAATTGCGCAGAGCCTGAGGCAGGATGCCCGCATCCTGATAATACATGATACTGGTAGGATTTTTGCGTTTCGACAATTTAGATTTATCCGGATTACGCAGTAACGGCAGATGAATGAATTCGGGCGCGTCCCAACCAAACAGCTGATACAGCAACACGTGCTTCGGCGTCGAACTGATCCATTCTTCACCACGTATCACATGGGTAATCCCCATCAGATGATCATCCACCACATTGGCAATATGATAGGTTGGGAACCCATCGGTTTTCATCAAAATCTGATCATCCACCTGAGACCAGGGAATACGAACCTCTCCCCGAAGACGATCTTTAAAACAGCACTCTCCTTCGTCCGGCACCCGCATGCGAATCACATACGACTCACCAGCGGCAATGCGACGTTGCACCTCTTCCTTACTTAAAGACGCGCATAAACCGTCATATCCCAACGACAATTTATTAGCCATCTGTTCTTTGCGTAAATCATTTAATCGTTCCCCTGTACAGAAACAGGGATAGGCCGCCCCTTTTTCAATCAGCTCATTGGTATATTGTTTGTACAAGTCCAGTCGCTCGCTCTGGCGATAGGGCCCACATGCGCCACCCACATCCGGCCCTTCCGACCAAGGAATGCCCACCCAGCGCAGTGCATCGAAGATGGCCTGCTCGGATTCACGTGTACAACGCGTCTGATCCGTGTCCTCAATGCGCAAAATAAATTCGCCGCCGTGATGCTTTGCAAAGGCATAATTAAACAGAGCGATGTATGCCGTGCCAATGTGAGGAGCCCCCGTTGGTGACGGGGCAATACGTGTGCGAACAGTCATAACTAAATCCTTTTCTTAGACAAAATGGTGAACTGGTAAAAATACAAAAGAGTAGAAATACGCAAATAATAGTTGAATTACACTAAAAAATGACAATATTCAGCACTTGAAATGTCATCACAACATTTTCCCACACTCATCTTTTGTGGGGGCGACTGGTTTCGACGGGTAAGTTGAAGCTATAGTGGCGTGTCGAGGACTCCGGTTGGCCTCGTAAATCATCCGGTGAACAATTAAAAGCCAACGATTACGAAATGGCTCTCGCGGCCTAATTTTCCCGCGACGTCTTCCTGCTGATGCCTGTTAAGCAGAGCGGACGTTAAATTGTGCAGGCTGGTCTGAAGCCCGGGCACCCGGGGCGGATGACGAGAAAATTACAGGATGCTGGTTTCCTACGTAGCCTGTTTGTTGGCGACATGGAAATGAGACTTAAATAATAAACTACACACGTAGAAGGTATAGTGACGTTTATTCGGACGGGGGTTCGATTCCCCCCGCCTCCACCATTTAGAAAAGACAACCCGTCTCTCCAGAGTGATTCTCTGGGTAGGCGGGTTTTCTTTTTCCCCTTGTATTCAAAGGGTTTCGGCCGTTTTGACATCTTTCCGAAACCTCTCTCCAGCCACCAGATTCTCTCCATTCTCCCGACGTTCATTCTCTGTTTGGGGCGGTATTCTCTGTTTTCTTTGGACAGGGTCCGACACGCGTCCGGTTACAGAGATCCTTTCAGATTAAGCATTTAGCCGAATGACGGCATTTTGCGGTTGTGCTAAGACCTCAAATGGTCGGGTCAAACCACCCGTTTTCACAAACCAAAAGTCTCTCGCATGTTTCGGGAAGTGATATTTATTCGGATTTCCAACGCCCGGAATCAATAATCATCAGCTCCCTCAGGCTTGATTCTGAATAGACAGCGATAGCAGCCTTCTTCCTTCAGGTATTTTCAAACATAAGGAGAAGACCATGGCATTGGGACTCATAGTCAAATCAGGCCGTGTATTGACGGCAAAGCTCCTGATGGGACAGGCAGTGGAAGGCATAACCCACTGCGCCATCGGTGATGGAGATGAAACATTCACCGAACCGCAGAATCCCCCTGCGCCGGATATCGAGCAGACGGCCCTCAAAAACGAGCGTGCCAGTAAGCGGTTCTACAAACGGACCTTCCTCAAGGACGATGCCGAAGGTGCGCTGGTGGTCAATGGTGTCCGCTATCTGGAAACCGGAGAAGGGACCAACACCATCGGCACCAGTCTTCAGTGGTTTGCCACCAATGATGGCTGTGAAACATGGAAAGCCATGACCAT contains:
- a CDS encoding response regulator, with protein sequence MRVLVADDNVAVRELLKRYLLSWQYDVIEAVDGMDAWQIMRNDPPDIAVLDWMMPGVDGLALCDQYNELSDVPFIYFILLTAKNEKADLIYALSHGVHDYQTKPVDKDELFGRLAVARRLIDAQRKAIHATRQVERFRQNVEHLEQLADERAKQLIHADRLISLGTLSAGMAHEISNALGYICDGAYELQYQLDHVQPLLRVAVETAAPNHKKDMTDFLVQCPSSVESIHEGINKVVNIVELNFPHFLPSANHAATPKTEAKIYFPASLSASG
- a CDS encoding sigma-70 family RNA polymerase sigma factor; this encodes MANRKKNASSQSLSVTEEKYRKELHTLSVAIPYADNARETYESGTFTPVIIRQPREYHPSDIFSRLSPVARFLAMRGMVDILKQEHMFALFQEIYWCVYQVRTLATHAETMGIDELQKNVQRSRKLISEIEAAEEELFIANRRLIVSCAKPFFWVGHVWITDFLQEGSKALTNAIRKYDHMRGIPFYPYGQTAIRNRLRNYFRDHVRSGALGLRPSKEMEAIRCVIHEWEKENKEPPGVDVIARLCHLPKEVVARQLPFAKQWDTIPLPAISLDADITDDAGSLYDFVEDKESCDASEEMQKTEIWQMVDQLPPRDKLILRYRYLEGKTLEETGNELHLTRARIKQIQDEALKKLHRIFTGTGR
- a CDS encoding asparagine synthase B, with product MCGILAILDIKNNSDELRSRALEMVKKIRHRGPDWSGVFSDDHAVLAHERLSIVDVETGAQPLYNTQTGAVLAVNGEIYNHRELHQKKLNRNHDWQTKSDCEVILYLYEEYGTAFLNQLNGIFAFVLYDPKKQTYLVARDHMGIIPLYMGWDEKGHLYIASEMKALIDTCNKIQEFPAGHLYEGTAKELTCWYHPEWMDTIPEKRVDLAELREALEAAVKRQLMCDVPYGLLISGGVDSSIIAAIAAKYSQRRVESDDYDAAWWPRMHSFSVGLKGSPDLAAAKKVADHIGTVHHEVYFTVQEGLDAIRDVIYHLETFDVTTIRAATPMYLMSRKIKAFGIKMILSGEGADEIFGGYLYFHKAPNAVEFHEELVRKLSALHLYDCLRANKSTAAWGLEARVPFLDKEFMDVAMNINPEDKLCGGGKVEKGILRQAFEGYVPSEILWRQKEQFSDGVGYSWIDNLKDIANETVTDEMLAEADHRFRVKPPRTKEEYRYRTIFEEFFPLNDAAECIPVGPSIACSTPTAIRWDASFANMADPSGRAVLNVHQDGVDHI
- a CDS encoding glutamate--tRNA ligase; translation: MTVRTRIAPSPTGAPHIGTAYIALFNYAFAKHHGGEFILRIEDTDQTRCTRESEQAIFDALRWVGIPWSEGPDVGGACGPYRQSERLDLYKQYTNELIEKGAAYPCFCTGERLNDLRKEQMANKLSLGYDGLCASLSKEEVQRRIAAGESYVIRMRVPDEGECCFKDRLRGEVRIPWSQVDDQILMKTDGFPTYHIANVVDDHLMGITHVIRGEEWISSTPKHVLLYQLFGWDAPEFIHLPLLRNPDKSKLSKRKNPTSIMYYQDAGILPQALRNYLGLLAYSMPDGSEDFGMDAFCDAFDIDRISLGGPVFDITKLKSFNGRAIRKLDSEALLERLKAWLFNDDALLKIMPLVLPRLDTLADFIPKASFLFTDELVYNKEDLLTKGLDTAQVPVLLKIAQWEFEKMGPWTADFISGVFNTISEKEDIKFKKLLEPFFIAMSGQKVALPLFESMEILGRDMVLRRLQYALDGLPAAHALSAKKLKKLQGDYIQRYGV